The following proteins are encoded in a genomic region of Oncorhynchus kisutch isolate 150728-3 linkage group LG6, Okis_V2, whole genome shotgun sequence:
- the LOC109887667 gene encoding gamma-crystallin M3: MSTSMNMGRIVFYEDRNFQGRSYECSSDCADMSSYLSRCHSCRVQSGCFMVYDRNNYMGNQYFMRRGEYSDFQSMMGMTDIRSCRTIPMHRGSYRMRIYERDNFGGQMHEMMDDCDSIMDRYRMSDCQSCNVMDGHWLMYEQPHFRGRMTYMRPGEYRNFRDMGMSGMRFMSMRRITDMC, encoded by the exons ATGTCCACCAGCATGAACATGGGCAGG ATCGTCTTCTACGAGGACAGGAACTTCCAGGGTCGTTCCTATGAGTGCAGCAGCGACTGCGCTGACATGTCCTCCTACCTGAGCAGGTGCCACTCCTGTAGGGTTCAGAGCGGCTGCTTCATGGTCTACGACCGCAACAACTACATGGGAAACCAGTACTTCATGAGGAGGGGAGAGTACTCTGACTTCCAGAGTATGATGGGAATGACTGATATCAGGTCCTGCCGCACGATCCCCATG CACAGAGGATCCTACAGAATGAGGATCTACGAGAGAGATAACTTCGGAGGTCAGATGCACGAGATGATGGACGACTGTGACTCCATCATGGACCGTTATCGTATGTCCGACTGCCAGTCCTGCAACGTGATGGATGGCCACTGGCTGATGTACGAGCAGCCCCACTTCAGAGGCAGGATGACTTACATGAGGCCCGGAGAGTACAGGAACTTCAGGGATATGGGCATGAGTGGCATGAGGTTCATGAGCATGAGGCGTATCACTGATATGTGCTAG
- the LOC109897341 gene encoding gamma-crystallin M3 produces the protein MSTSMNMGRIVFYEDRNFQGRSYECSSDCADMSSYLSRCHSCRVQSGCFMVYDRNNYMGNQYFMRRGEYSDFQSMMGMTDIRSCRTIPMHRGSYRMRIYERDNFGGQMHEMMDDCDSIMDRYRMSDCQSCNVMDGHWLMYEQPHFRGRMTYMRPGEYRNFRDMGMSGMRFMSMRRITDMC, from the exons ATGTCCACCAGCATGAACATGGGCAGG ATCGTCTTCTACGAGGACAGGAACTTCCAGGGTCGTTCCTATGAGTGCAGCAGCGACTGCGCTGACATGTCCTCCTACCTGAGCAGGTGCCACTCCTGTAGGGTTCAGAGCGGCTGCTTCATGGTCTACGACCGCAACAACTACATGGGAAACCAGTACTTCATGAGGAGGGGAGAGTACTCTGACTTCCAGAGTATGATGGGAATGACTGATATCAGGTCCTGCCGCACGATTCCCATG CACAGAGGATCCTACAGAATGAGGATCTACGAGAGAGATAACTTTGGAGGTCAGATGCACGAGATGATGGACGACTGTGACTCCATCATGGACCGTTACCGTATGTCCGACTGCCAGTCCTGCAACGTGATGGATGGCCACTGGCTGATGTACGAGCAGCCCCACTTCAGAGGCAGGATGACTTACATGAGGCCCGGAGAGTACAGGAACTTCAGGGATATGGGCATGAGTGGCATGAGGTTCATGAGCATGAGGCGTATCACTGATATGTGCTAG
- the LOC109898566 gene encoding gamma-crystallin M3-like: protein MSTSMNMGRIVFYEDRNFQGRSYECSSDCADMSSYLSRCHSCRVQSGCFMVYDRNNYMGNQYFMRRGEYSDFQSMMGMTDIRSCRTIPMHRGSYRMRIYERDNFGGQMHEMMDDCDSIMDRYRMSDCQSCNVMDGHWLMYEQPHFRGRMMYMRPGEYRNFRDMGMSGMRFMSMRRITDMC from the exons ATGTCCACCAGCATGAACATGGGCAGG ATCGTCTTCTACGAGGACAGGAACTTCCAGGGTCGTTCCTATGAGTGCAGCAGCGACTGCGCTGACATGTCCTCCTACCTGAGCAGGTGCCACTCCTGTAGGGTTCAGAGCGGCTGCTTCATGGTCTACGACCGCAACAACTACATGGGAAACCAGTACTTCATGAGGAGGGGAGAGTACTCTGACTTCCAGAGTATGATGGGAATGACTGATATCAGGTCCTGCCGCACGATCCCCATG CACAGAGGATCCTACAGAATGAGGATCTACGAGAGAGATAACTTCGGAGGTCAGATGCACGAGATGATGGACGACTGTGACTCCATCATGGACCGTTATCGTATGTCCGACTGCCAGTCCTGCAACGTGATGGATGGCCACTGGCTGATGTACGAGCAGCCCCACTTCAGAGGCAGGATGATGTACATGAGGCCCGGAGAGTACAGGAACTTCAGGGATATGGGCATGAGTGGCATGAGGTTCATGAGCATGAGGCGTATCACTGATATGTGCTAG